From Nymphaea colorata isolate Beijing-Zhang1983 chromosome 6, ASM883128v2, whole genome shotgun sequence, a single genomic window includes:
- the LOC116256747 gene encoding uncharacterized protein LOC116256747 isoform X1 produces MVCAFGGLLGLQPSLHVGRPLASWRLGDDELLLATTRSSKGTKAATTSTLNSPTTVSPSPLPPSKTSALPTKNLPPQKAVANKVKMDYALQMFLLTPNGTSSSHAAVAAAAVSQQEQSENLYLGYETWLPVAPKVKNKKPRTIYNAESLAYLGDCIYELYARRHFLFPPLALDEYNSRVMAVVRCETQDMLLKKLLKDGFLTDDERDVVRWGKNVQSGKTKAIKRVGVSTYKRASSLETLIGYLYLTNAKRLEEIMSNMGFSAGASSNMIAQK; encoded by the exons atggtgtgTGCGTTCGGTGGTCTGCTGGGACTGCAGCCGTCGCTTCATGTCGGTCGGCCTTTGGCCTCTTGGAGACTGGGCGACGATGAGCTCCTCCTCGCCACCACCAGGTCGTCGAAGGGGACGAAGGCCGCGACCACCTCAACTCTCAACTCCCCAACCACtgtttctccttctcctcttccaCCATCCAAAACCAGTGCGCTACCAACCAAGAACCTGCCTCCCCAGAAGGCGGTCGCTAACAAGGTCAAAATGGACTATGCCTTGCAGATGTTTCTGCTGACGCCTAATGGCACCTCTTCTTCCCacgctgctgttgctgctgctgctgtcaGCCAACAAG AGCAGTCGGAGAATTTGTACTTAGGATATGAGACGTGGTTGCCAGTGGCTCCAAAAGTCAAAAACAAGAAGCCTAGAACCATATACAATGCAGAGTCCCTTGCATATCTTGGCGATTGCATCTATGAG TTGTATGCTCGGCGCCACTTCTTGTTCCCACCTTTAGCTCTTGATGAATATAACAGTCGCGTGATGGCAGTGGTGCGCTGTGAGACACAG GACATGTTATTGAAGAAACTCCTGAAGGATGGCTTCTTAACTGATGATGAACG GGATGTTGTTCGATGGGGGAAAAATGTACAGTCTGGAAAAACAAAGGCTATAAAACGTGTTGGTGTATCAACCTACAAGAGGGCGTCATCACTTGAAACCCTT ATTGGATACCTGTATCTGACAAATGCAAAGCGCTTGGAGGAAATCATGTCGAACATGGGATTTTCTGCAGGTGCTTCTAGTAATATGATTGCACAGAAATGA
- the LOC116256747 gene encoding uncharacterized protein LOC116256747 isoform X2: MVCAFGGLLGLQPSLHVGRPLASWRLGDDELLLATTRSSKGTKAATTSTLNSPTTVSPSPLPPSKTSALPTKNLPPQKAVANKVKMDYALQMFLLTPNGTSSSHAAVAAAAVSQQEQSENLYLGYETWLPVAPKVKNKKPRTIYNAESLAYLGDCIYELYARRHFLFPPLALDEYNSRVMAVVRCETQDMLLKKLLKDGFLTDDERDVVRWGKNVQSGKTKAIKRVGVSTYKRASSLETLGLYVTGDTS; the protein is encoded by the exons atggtgtgTGCGTTCGGTGGTCTGCTGGGACTGCAGCCGTCGCTTCATGTCGGTCGGCCTTTGGCCTCTTGGAGACTGGGCGACGATGAGCTCCTCCTCGCCACCACCAGGTCGTCGAAGGGGACGAAGGCCGCGACCACCTCAACTCTCAACTCCCCAACCACtgtttctccttctcctcttccaCCATCCAAAACCAGTGCGCTACCAACCAAGAACCTGCCTCCCCAGAAGGCGGTCGCTAACAAGGTCAAAATGGACTATGCCTTGCAGATGTTTCTGCTGACGCCTAATGGCACCTCTTCTTCCCacgctgctgttgctgctgctgctgtcaGCCAACAAG AGCAGTCGGAGAATTTGTACTTAGGATATGAGACGTGGTTGCCAGTGGCTCCAAAAGTCAAAAACAAGAAGCCTAGAACCATATACAATGCAGAGTCCCTTGCATATCTTGGCGATTGCATCTATGAG TTGTATGCTCGGCGCCACTTCTTGTTCCCACCTTTAGCTCTTGATGAATATAACAGTCGCGTGATGGCAGTGGTGCGCTGTGAGACACAG GACATGTTATTGAAGAAACTCCTGAAGGATGGCTTCTTAACTGATGATGAACG GGATGTTGTTCGATGGGGGAAAAATGTACAGTCTGGAAAAACAAAGGCTATAAAACGTGTTGGTGTATCAACCTACAAGAGGGCGTCATCACTTGAAACCCTT GGTTTATATGTTACAGGTGATACTTCATAA
- the LOC116255486 gene encoding uncharacterized protein LOC116255486 yields the protein MVANFIDGTDRRKARPVAVDNDSGVSLKNLKELVRCTDGRERKLLEETRRLVGGEPEGGGHGDQEVRARVRDGLWSLGFNASICTSKWDQTPRYPPGQHEYIDVVIDEAYPRTPAAPENRIIIDVDFRSEFEVARCTRHYAAILRNLPEVFVGRQDRLRRLVTVVSDAAVKSLRREGMHVAPWRRPEYMLRKWFSPVIRRGRPGRPPRVSPSPLAEFVFDHQVGEEEADDDEEEEEDVEEEWEEEEEEEEDEDEERAWRTPAFPPRVFRGRVGPWALA from the exons ATGGTCGCCAATTTCATAGACGGAACCGACCGGCGGAAAGCCAGACCTGTGGCCGTCGACAACGATTCCGGCGTCTCCCTGAAAAATCTCAAG GAACTCGTGCGCTGCACTGACGGGCGGGAGAGGAAGCTGCTAGAAGAGACGAGGAGGTTGGTCGGAGGCGAGCCGGAGGGTGGCGGTCATGGCGATCAGGAGGTGAGGGCTCGTGTCAGGGATGGGCTTTGGAGCTTGGGGTTCAACGCGTCGATCTGTACATCCAAGTGGGACCAGACGCCCCGCTACCCACCTG GGCAACACGAGTACATAGACGTCGTCATCGACGAGGCGTATCCGCGCACGCCAGCAGCGCCGGAGAACCGAATCATCATCGACGTCGATTTCAGGTCCGAGTTCGAGGTGGCGCGCTGCACCCGCCACTACGCTGCCATCCTGCGGAACCTGCCGGAGGTGTTCGTCGGGAGGCAGGACCGGCTGCGCCGGCTGGTCACCGTGGTCTCCGATGCGGCGGTGAAGTCGTTGAGGAGGGAGGGCATGCACGTGGCCCCTTGGAGGAGGCCCGAGTACATGCTCCGCAAATGGTTCAGCCCCGTCATCCGGCGCGGCCGCCCCGGCCGTCCCCCTCGTGTCTCCCCGTCCCCCCTCGCTGAGTTCGTTTTCGACCACCAAGTTGGCGAAGAAGAAGCCGATGatgacgaggaagaagaggaagatgtcGAAGAAGAAtgggaagaagaggaggaagaagaagaagacgaagacgaAGAGAGAGCATGGCGCACCCCGGCTTTTCCTCCTAGAGTTTTCCGTGGAAGGGTCGGCCCTTGGGCTCTCGCCTGA